A genomic window from Caldicellulosiruptor kronotskyensis 2002 includes:
- a CDS encoding cache domain-containing protein, translated as MYKSIKYRITLVTSIIFIGFIALVALASNFIFKDFLMDYYYQLLQKNDQSITNNYKIYVTLIEESAKQIGTNSKVFELLKNNNAGGNITEILDGIKLSNTRILAVVLYDTNGRYYTSSYVVDYPTLSELLKDKRIKEFVANDKKQSLWLIRNRELAPYYNNTYYKSTYGVVSFISKIYDENKRLCGYLVIDIDPKYFYQRHFGVSDHADISVYLYDKDIGLLPRQDEQTQTLLKLSSVVKNRKIDSKALKKENTLVRIDDNALLDMVKIFDSGYIVILYNISEFGRDIMTYTIFVIIISVLLIGMSFLSSTILTQTIYKPLINLVSKIRNYNYNN; from the coding sequence ACTTGTGACTTCAATCATATTCATCGGATTTATAGCTTTAGTGGCATTGGCTTCGAACTTTATATTTAAAGATTTTTTAATGGATTATTACTACCAGCTATTACAAAAAAATGACCAGAGTATAACCAATAATTATAAAATTTATGTAACGCTCATAGAAGAGTCTGCAAAACAGATTGGGACAAATAGTAAAGTATTTGAACTGTTAAAAAACAATAATGCAGGAGGCAATATAACAGAGATTTTAGATGGAATCAAACTCTCTAATACAAGAATATTGGCAGTTGTATTGTATGATACAAATGGAAGATATTATACTTCAAGCTATGTTGTAGACTATCCAACATTGAGTGAACTTTTAAAGGATAAAAGAATAAAAGAGTTTGTTGCCAATGATAAAAAGCAAAGCTTGTGGTTGATTAGAAATAGAGAGCTAGCTCCATACTACAATAATACATATTATAAAAGCACCTATGGAGTTGTAAGTTTTATTTCTAAAATATATGATGAAAATAAAAGACTCTGTGGATATCTTGTGATTGATATAGACCCTAAATATTTTTACCAGCGGCACTTTGGAGTTTCTGATCATGCTGACATTTCGGTTTATCTTTATGATAAGGATATTGGTCTGCTACCACGCCAGGATGAACAGACTCAGACCCTCTTAAAACTTTCCTCTGTGGTAAAAAACAGAAAAATAGATAGCAAAGCCTTAAAAAAAGAGAATACATTGGTAAGAATCGACGATAACGCATTACTTGATATGGTTAAAATTTTTGATTCAGGATATATTGTCATTTTATATAACATAAGTGAATTTGGAAGAGATATTATGACATACACAATCTTTGTAATAATAATTAGTGTGTTATTAATTGGAATGTCATTTTTATCAAGTACCATTTTGACTCAGACAATCTACAAGCCTCTGATCAACTTGGTTAGCAAAATAAGAAATTACAATTATAATAATTAA
- a CDS encoding sensor histidine kinase — translation MNTNFLRRFKLKSRITFFLVLGIVIFTFTIIYFSRVFSEFIIQKYYYKHLKDIHSDIQEGIYLLLTNINLTSVRLLQNQDIYDLLSNTNLSYNEKEKKLTTYLNTMGINDYIGDIVIVTKKGEVFNFNTKVNPSLFITKELLSHIEDRRNLFVWGPIVKDNGNNYIVLGKRYYNFYTGQYLGYLLMLIDENSIAIICNKSKSSDIVSTLVIDQQNKIISHPESKYVGNIIFENWLSDAKKEFSYSLRTINEGQFLVAISKPSENLERLNCKWFIISLLPLSNLKNQLTKINIIIIWLVFFTLILCVVIAIKAASSLTNPIRFLLNRINSIGQTKNVKPYIYKNLHDEIWELELAFEEMTKRISNLVETINHDMEKQRELELIALQSQINPHFLYNTLDAIAWIAKIKKQPEIENIVMALAKFYRISLHRGEKYIRLSDEIELVKNFVAIEKIRFPNKFDIEFEIAPETTDMKILKFTVQPLVENSIKHGILPKKEKGLIVVKSMLVNEDLHIEVSDNGVGFDPSELDNLSKNGKGGYGLKNVDERLKIEYGKEYGLFISSEKNKGTTILIKVKARNE, via the coding sequence ATGAATACTAACTTTTTACGAAGATTTAAGCTCAAAAGCAGAATCACTTTCTTTTTAGTCTTAGGTATAGTGATTTTTACATTTACTATAATATATTTTTCGAGAGTATTCAGTGAATTTATAATACAAAAATACTACTACAAGCACCTCAAAGATATTCACAGTGATATTCAGGAGGGCATTTACTTGCTTCTTACCAACATAAACCTTACGTCGGTAAGACTACTTCAAAATCAAGACATATATGATCTCTTATCTAATACTAATTTATCGTACAACGAAAAAGAAAAAAAATTAACAACATATTTAAACACTATGGGAATAAACGATTATATTGGTGATATTGTAATTGTAACCAAGAAAGGCGAAGTATTTAACTTTAACACCAAGGTAAACCCTTCTTTATTCATCACAAAAGAGTTACTTTCTCATATAGAAGATAGAAGAAACTTATTCGTATGGGGTCCTATAGTAAAAGATAATGGAAACAACTATATAGTTCTTGGAAAAAGATATTATAATTTTTATACCGGTCAATATTTGGGCTATCTTCTGATGCTAATTGACGAAAACAGTATAGCCATTATATGTAACAAAAGCAAGTCATCGGATATTGTTTCTACCCTTGTTATAGATCAGCAGAACAAAATCATCAGCCATCCTGAAAGTAAGTATGTGGGGAATATCATTTTTGAAAACTGGCTTTCTGATGCCAAAAAAGAATTTAGTTACTCATTGAGAACAATAAACGAGGGGCAATTTCTTGTAGCAATCAGCAAACCCAGCGAAAATCTTGAACGTCTTAATTGCAAATGGTTTATTATAAGTTTGCTTCCACTATCTAATTTAAAAAATCAGCTTACCAAGATAAATATTATAATAATATGGCTTGTATTTTTTACATTAATATTATGTGTTGTGATAGCAATCAAGGCTGCTTCTTCATTGACCAATCCCATTAGATTTTTATTAAATAGAATTAATTCTATAGGTCAAACAAAAAATGTTAAGCCCTACATATATAAAAACTTACACGATGAGATATGGGAGTTAGAACTTGCATTTGAGGAAATGACCAAACGAATAAGTAACTTAGTTGAAACAATCAATCATGATATGGAAAAGCAAAGAGAGCTTGAACTGATAGCATTACAATCGCAAATAAACCCCCATTTTCTTTATAATACACTTGACGCTATAGCTTGGATTGCTAAAATCAAAAAACAGCCTGAAATTGAAAATATTGTTATGGCTTTAGCCAAGTTCTATCGTATAAGTTTGCATAGAGGTGAAAAGTACATACGATTATCTGATGAAATAGAGCTTGTAAAAAATTTTGTTGCTATCGAAAAGATTAGATTTCCTAATAAGTTTGACATTGAGTTTGAAATTGCTCCTGAAACAACGGACATGAAGATTCTCAAATTTACTGTACAGCCGCTTGTGGAAAACTCCATAAAACATGGAATCTTGCCTAAGAAAGAAAAAGGTCTTATCGTTGTAAAAAGCATGTTAGTTAATGAGGATTTGCATATTGAAGTTTCAGACAATGGAGTAGGATTTGACCCTTCTGAATTAGATAATTTAAGCAAAAACGGTAAAGGTGGTTATGGACTAAAAAACGTCGATGAAAGACTTAAAATTGAATATGGTAAAGAATATGGTTTGTTTATTTCAAGTGAAAAAAACAAAGGTACAACCATTTTGATTAAAGTAAAAGCCAGAAATGAATAA
- a CDS encoding response regulator transcription factor, translating into MYKMMIVDDEYYVKEGIKQTIDWAKYQIEIVGEAENGEDALNLAKILNPDIIITDIRMPILDGVEFMKKLRENEINSHLIVISAYDHFEYARAAIKYGATNYILKPIDNNELIETIQKVIKKIESERNFIDSYNSFKNNISALKLGLLREIVYGKVLDSQSIKETLSYFKIDSNNIVVITIRISNYDKTALTTNEHLYMLKDYITNQMLNNVFARISNSGICLEKDEDEFVIIIGLDGDTDTLYEQLKNELCYLMRKINRKFQNDNFTVAVGISDVHLWDNIFKAYREATFASNYSPLPELNIIGCARDKDLIGIRKEVKDALKMIVENYNRDITIDEVANKLHISTSHLIHLFKDELGKTFYDCLVEYRITKAKELLLSTNLKVYEIAEKVGYQDAKYFSQLFKKYTGYTPKEFVDYHTFAGELKDEY; encoded by the coding sequence ATGTACAAAATGATGATTGTGGATGATGAGTACTATGTCAAAGAAGGAATTAAGCAAACCATTGATTGGGCTAAATATCAAATAGAAATAGTTGGAGAAGCTGAAAATGGAGAAGATGCTTTAAATCTTGCAAAAATCCTCAATCCTGATATTATCATTACTGATATTAGAATGCCTATATTAGATGGTGTCGAATTTATGAAAAAATTAAGAGAAAATGAAATTAATTCTCACCTGATAGTAATAAGTGCGTATGACCATTTTGAGTACGCAAGAGCAGCAATAAAGTATGGTGCAACAAACTATATTCTAAAGCCCATTGATAACAATGAACTTATCGAAACAATCCAGAAGGTAATTAAGAAAATAGAAAGTGAAAGAAATTTTATTGACTCTTACAACAGCTTCAAAAACAATATTTCGGCTTTAAAACTTGGTTTGCTGAGAGAAATTGTATATGGAAAGGTTTTAGATAGCCAATCCATTAAAGAAACACTTTCTTATTTTAAAATTGATTCAAACAATATAGTAGTAATAACTATAAGAATTTCAAATTATGATAAGACTGCTTTAACTACAAACGAACATTTGTACATGCTAAAAGATTACATAACTAATCAAATGTTAAACAATGTATTTGCACGCATTTCAAATAGTGGCATTTGTCTGGAAAAAGACGAGGATGAATTTGTTATAATAATTGGTCTTGATGGTGACACAGATACTCTTTATGAACAGCTTAAAAACGAATTATGTTATTTGATGAGAAAAATTAATAGAAAATTTCAAAATGATAATTTTACTGTTGCAGTGGGAATAAGTGATGTACACCTATGGGATAATATATTTAAAGCTTATAGAGAAGCTACATTTGCTTCAAATTATTCTCCTTTGCCAGAGCTAAATATAATTGGCTGTGCACGCGACAAAGATTTAATCGGTATCAGAAAAGAAGTCAAAGATGCTCTAAAAATGATTGTTGAAAACTATAACAGAGATATCACCATTGATGAAGTAGCAAATAAACTTCATATCAGCACTTCCCACTTGATACACTTGTTTAAAGATGAACTGGGAAAAACATTTTATGATTGCCTTGTTGAATACAGAATTACCAAAGCAAAGGAATTGCTTTTATCAACAAACCTAAAAGTCTATGAGATTGCAGAAAAAGTGGGATACCAAGATGCTAAATATTTTAGTCAGTTATTCAAAAAGTATACGGGATATACTCCAAAAGAATTTGTAGATTATCATACTTTTGCAGGTGAATTAAAAGATGAATACTAA
- a CDS encoding ABC transporter substrate-binding protein, with amino-acid sequence MKNFKKILGLIVLVVFMVSIVGMYGNTGVDAKTTEKVKIRAVTYFTGADPWTNTWKEAIKDFMAKNPNVEIVDEATPAANDAIRTKIKTDFASGNEPDVTFFFVGADAEPLLKSGKVFIWDDELKKDTKWSSNIYKSALAFTTYNGPIKEYKGKVYAIPTIGFYEGLYVNVDLFNKYNLPLPTDWDKFIKAVNTFKSKGIIPIAGSILESYYLIETFILSAGGPQGHNTPFHPSWEKGLNIIKDLYKMGAFPKDALTLQDAQAQALFADKKAAMMINGSWCVGGLKDKVNTKIMPVPVVPGGKAHPTDIIGGFGSGWYVSKDLNKKKNGWPVKFVKYITSPEVEAKFIAVGGVPAIKCKVPNVTPVAQSGYDMMAKANSVSMPIDAQILPEAFTKIRTDLAYVVTGKKTAKHLLAEAKKIQDSVKK; translated from the coding sequence GTGAAAAATTTTAAAAAGATTTTAGGGCTTATTGTTTTGGTTGTATTTATGGTAAGCATAGTGGGAATGTATGGCAACACTGGTGTAGACGCAAAGACTACCGAAAAGGTTAAAATCAGGGCAGTGACATATTTCACTGGTGCAGATCCATGGACAAACACATGGAAAGAGGCTATTAAAGATTTTATGGCTAAAAATCCAAATGTTGAAATTGTTGACGAAGCAACTCCCGCTGCAAATGATGCTATTAGAACCAAGATTAAAACAGATTTTGCTTCAGGCAATGAACCGGATGTAACATTCTTCTTTGTAGGTGCAGACGCAGAACCACTACTAAAGTCTGGCAAAGTATTTATATGGGATGACGAATTAAAGAAAGATACAAAATGGAGCAGCAACATTTACAAAAGTGCGCTTGCATTTACAACTTACAATGGTCCAATCAAAGAATACAAGGGAAAAGTATATGCAATACCAACCATAGGCTTTTATGAAGGATTATATGTAAATGTCGACTTATTTAATAAATATAATCTTCCACTTCCAACTGATTGGGATAAGTTTATTAAAGCAGTTAACACATTCAAATCAAAGGGTATAATTCCAATAGCAGGTTCCATACTTGAATCATATTACTTGATTGAAACATTTATCCTTTCTGCTGGTGGACCGCAGGGACACAATACCCCGTTCCATCCGAGTTGGGAAAAAGGGTTAAATATAATAAAAGACCTATACAAGATGGGAGCATTTCCAAAAGATGCATTGACGCTTCAAGATGCTCAGGCACAGGCACTGTTTGCAGACAAGAAAGCAGCAATGATGATAAATGGTTCGTGGTGTGTAGGTGGCTTGAAAGATAAGGTTAACACAAAAATAATGCCAGTTCCAGTTGTTCCTGGTGGCAAAGCGCATCCAACTGACATAATCGGTGGATTTGGTTCTGGATGGTATGTAAGCAAAGATTTGAACAAAAAGAAGAATGGCTGGCCAGTAAAATTTGTAAAATATATAACATCTCCTGAAGTTGAGGCTAAATTTATTGCAGTTGGTGGTGTTCCAGCAATTAAATGTAAGGTTCCAAATGTTACTCCAGTTGCACAGAGCGGTTATGATATGATGGCAAAAGCTAATTCTGTTTCGATGCCAATTGATGCTCAGATATTACCAGAGGCATTTACAAAGATTAGAACAGATTTGGCATATGTTGTAACAGGTAAGAAAACAGCAAAGCATCTTTTGGCTGAAGCTAAGAAGATTCAAGATAGTGTAAAGAAATAG
- a CDS encoding carbohydrate ABC transporter permease, which produces MQILKNKKYAIGLLLPALLLVSVFIYYPLFATFYYSFFDWRDFSNYKTFVGLNNYVQMIQDYAVRKALVNTFIMMVCVIVFQVGIALVLALIVDSIKAGYKFFRTVFFFPVVISGTAIGLMFYLAYAYDYGLLNAIMTAFGGQKKVWVTENSALIMVLIPVIWQYVGFYFVIFLAALSKVPHDIYESALIDGITGIKKAIYITIPLIWDVITVCISLAIVGTFKVFDIVYVITGGGPMDASQVLGTYLYKIAFTGQNQGYASAIGVLIIVLGIILSTISNKLTERETITY; this is translated from the coding sequence ATGCAAATACTAAAAAATAAAAAATATGCAATTGGGCTACTGCTACCTGCACTATTGTTGGTTAGTGTCTTTATATACTACCCTTTGTTTGCCACTTTTTATTACAGTTTTTTTGACTGGCGAGATTTTTCTAACTATAAGACCTTTGTAGGACTTAATAACTATGTGCAGATGATTCAAGATTATGCTGTAAGAAAGGCACTTGTAAACACCTTCATTATGATGGTATGTGTAATTGTATTTCAGGTTGGGATTGCTCTTGTTTTGGCTTTGATAGTAGATAGCATAAAAGCAGGATATAAGTTTTTCAGAACAGTTTTCTTTTTTCCTGTTGTAATTTCTGGTACTGCAATAGGATTGATGTTTTATTTAGCATATGCATATGACTATGGACTTTTAAATGCTATTATGACTGCTTTTGGAGGACAGAAAAAAGTTTGGGTTACGGAAAATTCAGCTTTAATTATGGTTTTAATACCAGTAATTTGGCAATATGTTGGATTTTATTTTGTTATCTTTCTTGCAGCTCTTTCTAAAGTTCCTCACGATATATATGAGTCGGCTTTGATTGATGGAATAACAGGGATAAAGAAAGCTATTTATATAACAATTCCACTTATATGGGATGTAATTACGGTTTGTATATCACTTGCAATTGTTGGTACATTTAAGGTATTCGACATAGTGTATGTTATTACTGGTGGTGGTCCTATGGATGCAAGTCAGGTTTTAGGTACTTATTTATATAAGATTGCCTTTACAGGTCAGAATCAGGGTTATGCTTCTGCAATTGGCGTATTAATAATAGTTCTTGGTATAATTTTGTCAACAATTTCCAATAAACTAACAGAAAGAGAAACAATAACCTATTAG
- a CDS encoding carbohydrate ABC transporter permease, which produces MSGMTKKFSFVDVIKYLILILWACTTVLPLLWVLNNSFKESNEILLNPMKLPSKLSFFNYSQLISYGNMNIFRGFLNSLIISGSVVLLVLLFGGFAAYVIARFDFKLTGIVKIFFTGAMLVPAFSIVIPSLVILRKLGLNGSYLALILPQTAGLLPFATLTLAGFMKTLPVELEEAAIIDGAGVLRIFFRIIVPLSIPGLVTAAIFVFLWSYNDLFMSLIFIPIREKQPICVLLSLVSSVYGTNYGAMMAALIITVLPVIILYVFLQEYVIKGMTAGAVKG; this is translated from the coding sequence ATGAGTGGAATGACTAAAAAGTTTAGTTTTGTTGACGTGATTAAATATCTCATTCTTATTTTGTGGGCGTGTACAACTGTATTACCACTTTTATGGGTTTTGAATAATTCATTTAAGGAGAGCAATGAAATTCTTCTAAATCCAATGAAATTACCATCAAAGCTTTCATTTTTCAACTACAGTCAATTGATAAGTTATGGAAATATGAATATATTTAGAGGATTTCTCAACAGCTTAATTATTTCAGGAAGTGTAGTCTTGTTGGTTTTACTTTTTGGCGGTTTTGCTGCATATGTCATTGCAAGATTTGATTTCAAGTTAACTGGAATTGTAAAGATTTTTTTTACTGGTGCCATGTTAGTACCAGCATTTTCAATAGTAATTCCTTCTTTGGTCATATTAAGAAAATTGGGTTTAAATGGTAGTTACTTGGCACTTATTCTTCCCCAGACAGCCGGACTTTTGCCTTTTGCAACTTTGACTTTAGCAGGATTTATGAAAACCTTGCCAGTCGAACTTGAAGAGGCAGCTATAATAGATGGTGCTGGTGTTCTTAGAATATTTTTCAGGATAATTGTTCCTTTATCTATTCCAGGTTTAGTGACAGCGGCAATTTTTGTTTTTCTGTGGTCTTATAATGATTTATTTATGTCACTCATATTCATACCTATTCGAGAAAAGCAACCTATATGTGTACTACTTTCTCTTGTTTCGAGTGTATATGGGACCAATTATGGAGCGATGATGGCAGCTTTAATTATTACAGTTTTGCCAGTAATAATATTATATGTATTTTTGCAGGAATATGTAATTAAGGGTATGACAGCAGGCGCAGTAAAGGGTTGA
- a CDS encoding SIS domain-containing protein, with the protein MHKMLKEIYEQPSVIKRCYEDNIEIIRLITKNIKDRNINNIIFVARGSSDNAATFGRYIIEILSGIPAGLAAPSVASLYKKNLQLEKTCVIGVSQSGQSEDICSFLDMAKANGAMTIAITNNPRSKLSLIAEYKLNMNVGIEEAVAATKSFTAEVVLLELFAAFLAEDDKLVFELSNIESIIEDALNQEGLIKENIERFRYMNECFILGRGVSFPIALEFALKIQETSYVRAKGFSTSDFRHGPLAMIDKNIPVFIVAPVDETIEDNIEIAERLTKEGIDIVTFSDSKKLNEKACKYVDIRKDLNKFIKPLFAVPLVQLFSYYLCVLKGNDPDKPRHLSKVTITK; encoded by the coding sequence ATGCACAAAATGTTGAAAGAAATTTATGAACAACCTTCTGTTATTAAAAGATGTTATGAAGATAATATTGAGATTATAAGACTTATTACAAAGAATATTAAAGATAGAAATATAAACAATATCATATTTGTTGCAAGGGGTTCGTCTGACAATGCAGCAACATTTGGAAGGTATATAATTGAAATATTATCAGGAATTCCAGCAGGACTTGCAGCACCATCGGTGGCATCACTTTATAAAAAGAATCTTCAATTGGAGAAAACCTGTGTGATAGGTGTATCTCAATCTGGGCAATCAGAAGATATTTGTAGTTTTTTGGATATGGCAAAAGCAAATGGAGCAATGACCATTGCTATAACAAACAATCCAAGATCTAAATTATCGCTTATTGCAGAGTATAAATTAAATATGAATGTTGGGATAGAAGAAGCCGTTGCAGCTACCAAAAGTTTTACTGCAGAAGTAGTGCTTTTGGAGCTTTTTGCAGCGTTTTTGGCAGAAGACGATAAATTGGTTTTTGAACTATCAAATATTGAAAGTATTATAGAAGATGCGCTTAACCAGGAGGGATTAATTAAGGAAAATATCGAAAGATTTAGATATATGAACGAATGCTTTATTCTTGGTCGAGGTGTGAGCTTTCCTATAGCACTTGAATTTGCCCTAAAAATTCAGGAAACAAGTTATGTGAGGGCAAAAGGATTTTCAACTTCTGATTTTAGACATGGTCCTTTGGCTATGATAGATAAAAACATACCTGTGTTTATTGTGGCACCAGTTGATGAGACTATTGAAGATAATATAGAGATTGCAGAAAGATTGACAAAAGAAGGGATTGATATAGTAACCTTTAGCGATTCGAAAAAACTAAATGAAAAAGCATGTAAATACGTAGATATAAGAAAGGATTTAAATAAATTTATAAAACCTTTGTTTGCAGTACCTCTTGTTCAGCTTTTTTCATATTACTTATGTGTATTGAAAGGAAATGATCCAGACAAACCACGACATTTAAGTAAGGTGACCATTACAAAGTAG
- a CDS encoding response regulator transcription factor, with the protein MKKVVIIDDEEIIREGLKTFVNWKKLNCEVVALAENGTEGLYIVEKYKPDIIITDIRMFGLNGLEMIKEIKKKNKKSKIIIITAYRNIEYAQEAIKLGVFRLLFKPAKTDEIEKAVQEAIEEMEYEKIADDKEALRQCVLQVIKTQKNEEEEKPLSFIASKILSYLLENYYKEISLQELAEEFYISHWHLSKLIKKELGLNYTDLINIIRVEQAKRLLAIPRYRVNEIGSMVGYNDNTYFCRVFKKLTGMSPQEYRNKYFAN; encoded by the coding sequence ATGAAAAAAGTAGTAATAATTGATGATGAGGAAATTATAAGAGAAGGTCTGAAAACTTTTGTTAATTGGAAAAAATTAAATTGTGAGGTTGTAGCTTTAGCTGAGAATGGCACTGAGGGATTATACATAGTTGAAAAATATAAGCCAGACATTATTATCACTGACATCAGAATGTTTGGCTTAAATGGACTTGAGATGATAAAGGAGATAAAGAAAAAAAATAAAAAGAGTAAGATTATAATTATCACCGCTTACCGCAACATTGAGTATGCTCAAGAAGCAATTAAACTTGGGGTTTTTCGATTGCTTTTTAAACCAGCAAAAACAGATGAAATTGAAAAGGCTGTGCAAGAAGCAATTGAGGAGATGGAATATGAAAAAATTGCTGATGATAAAGAAGCTTTAAGACAGTGTGTACTGCAAGTTATTAAAACACAAAAAAATGAGGAAGAAGAAAAACCTTTAAGCTTTATAGCAAGCAAGATATTGAGTTACCTTTTGGAAAATTACTACAAAGAGATTTCTTTGCAGGAGTTGGCAGAAGAATTTTATATCAGTCACTGGCACCTCAGCAAATTGATCAAAAAAGAACTTGGTTTGAACTATACTGACTTAATTAATATTATCAGGGTTGAGCAAGCAAAAAGACTCTTAGCTATTCCACGCTATCGAGTCAATGAAATTGGGAGTATGGTTGGATACAATGATAACACATATTTTTGCAGAGTATTTAAGAAGCTAACAGGTATGTCTCCACAAGAATACAGAAATAAATATTTTGCAAATTAG
- a CDS encoding sensor histidine kinase: MMKYIKSLFSLTSIKFKLLLALVLITCIPTLILGYIGYLKYTEVLKNKFLKSQEVNIIQMSSIIDYYTQNIYKFTQEVLYDNSIYNFYKTLIDRNDDPELFNYIFKKDFEGYLNSLLLSRNDINLIAFNFSENNSLFYVSRENERIDSSDVCVIYQKAKKTDGKPIIYVKPINKLYSDVYIGRIVYDRNTLDEIGLLIVKMNLNKLYDSITTLKIKNYDAIAFAYRDKLIYVNFLNSTNSTDLEDLIVNKHKFELTSNFKNNYYFVKSDVPISGWTCYMFFSKKFLLNEINLVSKTLFFLFIITVLLSLLLINYIYLDITSPINQLIRYMKKVENGEMQIKIESNRKDEFGYLISSFNRMTEKINHLINQVYKARLIAKDAQIKALQAQINPHFLFNTLDVINWKAKFLGAEEISEMITALATLLEYSINREDSTLVSLQRELEYIDSYIFLVCKRNNHLKNLNFIKDVKNNDLLNFKIPFMTLQPIIENCIKHAFDSNIKEPTILLEIEEYNNKLIIKVKDNGKGIEPEKLSYISSRLHKMPDFSEKDGCGIGLLNVHRRLRLLFGNQYRLLINSTVGSGTEIVLVIPK; encoded by the coding sequence ATGATGAAATACATCAAGTCTCTATTTAGTCTGACATCAATAAAGTTTAAATTACTTCTTGCTCTTGTTCTCATAACTTGTATACCAACTCTTATACTGGGATATATAGGATATCTTAAATATACTGAAGTATTAAAAAACAAATTTTTAAAATCTCAAGAGGTAAATATAATTCAAATGTCAAGCATCATAGATTATTACACGCAAAATATATATAAATTTACCCAGGAAGTGCTATATGATAACTCCATTTACAACTTTTATAAGACACTGATTGACAGGAACGACGACCCCGAACTTTTTAATTACATCTTTAAAAAAGATTTTGAAGGATATCTTAATTCATTACTTTTGTCAAGAAATGATATAAATTTAATAGCCTTTAATTTTTCAGAAAACAATAGTCTTTTCTATGTCAGCCGTGAGAATGAAAGGATTGACAGTTCAGATGTTTGTGTAATTTATCAGAAAGCTAAAAAAACAGACGGAAAGCCAATTATATATGTAAAGCCAATTAATAAACTTTACTCTGATGTTTACATAGGAAGAATAGTATATGATAGAAACACTTTAGATGAAATTGGATTACTTATTGTTAAAATGAATTTAAACAAATTGTATGACTCCATAACAACATTAAAAATAAAAAACTATGATGCCATTGCTTTTGCATACCGAGATAAACTTATTTATGTTAATTTTTTAAATTCAACTAATTCAACTGATCTTGAAGATTTAATCGTTAATAAACACAAATTTGAACTTACCAGCAATTTCAAAAATAATTACTATTTTGTCAAGTCTGATGTGCCTATTTCCGGTTGGACATGTTATATGTTTTTTTCAAAGAAGTTTCTGTTAAATGAAATAAATTTAGTATCTAAAACGCTATTTTTTCTCTTTATTATTACTGTGCTTTTATCATTACTACTAATTAATTATATCTATCTGGACATAACCTCGCCAATCAATCAATTAATTAGATACATGAAAAAGGTTGAAAATGGAGAAATGCAGATAAAAATTGAATCGAACAGAAAGGATGAGTTTGGTTATTTAATCTCTTCGTTTAACCGAATGACCGAAAAGATAAACCATTTAATTAACCAAGTATACAAAGCAAGGCTTATTGCAAAAGATGCACAAATAAAAGCTCTTCAAGCACAAATAAACCCGCACTTTTTGTTCAATACTCTGGATGTTATCAATTGGAAAGCTAAATTCTTAGGAGCAGAAGAAATTTCTGAGATGATTACAGCATTAGCTACTCTTTTAGAGTATAGCATAAATCGTGAAGACTCAACTTTAGTGTCACTACAAAGAGAATTGGAATATATTGATAGTTATATATTTTTGGTTTGTAAGAGGAATAATCATCTCAAAAATCTGAATTTCATAAAAGATGTAAAAAATAATGATTTATTAAATTTTAAAATTCCATTTATGACTTTGCAGCCAATTATTGAAAATTGTATTAAGCATGCCTTTGACTCTAATATAAAAGAACCTACAATCCTATTAGAAATTGAGGAGTACAATAACAAGCTGATCATAAAAGTAAAAGATAATGGCAAAGGTATAGAACCAGAAAAGCTCTCTTATATTAGTAGTAGGCTACATAAAATGCCTGATTTTTCAGAAAAAGATGGTTGTGGAATTGGTCTTTTAAATGTTCACAGACGTCTTAGGCTTTTGTTTGGAAATCAATATAGACTTCTAATAAATAGCACAGTTGGCAGTGGCACAGAAATTGTATTGGTAATTCCTAAATAG